The window CAAGCAAAGCAACAAGGAGCAGGAAGAAGCAGCGGAACAGCGAGAGCAAGAGTTGCTTTTTGGCCTTTTTGAGGTCTTGGATGCCTTTGACAACCTGGAAAAGAATATTCAGGGTAAAGAGGGGCTCCTGGATAAGACAGGCCAGCGTTATGTGAAGAGCACCCGCGCGGTGCAGCGAAAACTTCTGCGCCTGCTCCGATCCCGCCATGTGGAACCGTTGGAATTCCTGGATAACAAGGCCAGGATGGAGCAGTGCAAAATTATTGCCACCCAAAATGATCCGGCTTTGGAAAACGAAGAGATCATCTCCGTGGAGAAAAAAGGGTATATGGAGACCGAGTGCAAGAGGATCCTCCGTAAGGCCGAGGTGGTGACGGTGTGCAATGACACCGCTCTGGGGTAAAAAAAATTATTTTAAGGATGAGGGCCATTTCATGGAGGTGTGCAGGATTCGAAGAATAATGACATCACTGTTTTGTTCGAGATAGGGAATAATATACGGTAAACCTGCGATAACCAATTCTCTGGTTCCGGTAACTCGACCTGGTCTTCCGATTCCAGGCTGATCTGCAAGAAGTTCGACAGACTCTCTTATTGTTTGGGCGACTTTTTGTGCAGCCGCAGGATTATCTGCCGCAATATACTCTACTGCCGCATCAAGGTTTTCAAGTGCTTTGTTTGTCCATCTAATCCGCATTGACATTCCACCGGGAAAAACGCTCTGCCACTTGCTTGTCCGAGGCTAAATCTCCGTTTGCCGCTTCATCAAGTCCAGAGTTTACTTCATGAACAAACCATTCCTCGTAACTGAGAAAACGTTGAATCGCTTGATTGATAACCCAAGTGCGTGAACGGTTCATGACTTTTGCCATAGAATCGACACGAGTAAGCACACTGTCTTCCATGCGGATTGTTGTTGCCTTCATCTTAACCCTCTCAGATGGAGTTAATTGTGGTCAATTGTAATCGAATGTATTCATCATGAATATATAGTAGCATTGGTTACGTATTTTAAGCAAGAGGAATAAAAGACTCGCTACTCTACCGCTACTTCATGGCCAAGGCAATAAGCCGATCCAGCAGGGCCGAGAAGTCGAGCCCGGCTTGGAGAGCTGTTCTGGTCGAGTGCAAGAGGATCCTCCGTAAGGCCGAGGTGGTGACGGTGTGCAATGACACCGCCCACCGATGACCTCTGCTTATTCCTCCCAGAATTCTAATAATTCCTGAATTCCCTTCCAGGCCAGCCTAGCCATGTCCGTAAACTGCTCTGGAGCAAAGGGCTGGCCTTCAGCTGTTGCTTGGGCCTCAATCCAACGACCATCTGCTGCCATGAT is drawn from Candidatus Electrothrix rattekaaiensis and contains these coding sequences:
- the grpE gene encoding nucleotide exchange factor GrpE: MTMSKQGEQTAPDALLREKLIGFQREIAELKQSNKEQEEAAEQREQELLFGLFEVLDAFDNLEKNIQGKEGLLDKTGQRYVKSTRAVQRKLLRLLRSRHVEPLEFLDNKARMEQCKIIATQNDPALENEEIISVEKKGYMETECKRILRKAEVVTVCNDTALG
- a CDS encoding type II toxin-antitoxin system RelE/ParE family toxin, producing the protein MRIRWTNKALENLDAAVEYIAADNPAAAQKVAQTIRESVELLADQPGIGRPGRVTGTRELVIAGLPYIIPYLEQNSDVIILRILHTSMKWPSSLK
- a CDS encoding ribbon-helix-helix protein, CopG family, producing MKATTIRMEDSVLTRVDSMAKVMNRSRTWVINQAIQRFLSYEEWFVHEVNSGLDEAANGDLASDKQVAERFSRWNVNAD